A genomic region of Luteibacter aegosomatissinici contains the following coding sequences:
- a CDS encoding amidohydrolase family protein, whose protein sequence is MLKIDTHAHILPRDWPDLASRFGDDRFPVMTHSGGHHRIYRGGKFFREVWESAFDMDHRIADYARFGVGVQVVSTVPVMFSYWAKGYQALELHTHLNDSMAEVCEARPRHYAGIGTVPLQSPDLAIREMERCIGELGLQGVQIGSHCNDWNLDADELFPFFEAAADLGAAVLVHPWDMMGTDSMPKYWLPWLVGMPAEQSRAACSLIFGGVLERLPDLRVMLAHGGGSFPYSIGRIEHGFRMRPDLVATDNARNPREYFKRLYFDSCVHDDAALRYLLETVGTDRVMLGTDYPFPLGEQEPGSGIEALGLDETSRARLFHGTALEWLGCPLARFQPVAAVA, encoded by the coding sequence ATGCTCAAGATCGACACCCACGCGCACATCCTGCCCCGGGACTGGCCCGATCTGGCGTCCCGCTTCGGCGACGACCGCTTTCCGGTCATGACCCACTCTGGCGGCCATCACCGCATTTACCGTGGCGGCAAATTTTTCCGTGAAGTGTGGGAATCCGCCTTCGACATGGATCACCGGATCGCTGATTACGCCCGCTTCGGCGTGGGTGTGCAGGTGGTCTCGACGGTGCCGGTGATGTTCTCGTACTGGGCCAAGGGGTACCAGGCGCTTGAGCTGCACACGCATTTGAACGACAGCATGGCCGAAGTGTGCGAGGCACGCCCGCGCCACTACGCCGGCATCGGCACGGTACCGTTGCAATCGCCCGATCTCGCCATCCGCGAGATGGAGCGCTGCATCGGCGAGCTGGGCCTGCAGGGTGTACAGATCGGTTCGCACTGCAACGACTGGAATCTGGATGCCGACGAACTCTTTCCGTTCTTCGAAGCCGCCGCCGACCTGGGCGCCGCCGTGCTGGTGCATCCATGGGACATGATGGGCACCGACAGCATGCCGAAGTACTGGCTGCCATGGCTGGTCGGCATGCCCGCCGAGCAATCCCGCGCCGCCTGCTCGCTGATCTTTGGCGGGGTGCTCGAGCGCCTGCCGGATCTGCGCGTGATGCTCGCCCACGGCGGCGGCAGCTTCCCCTACTCCATTGGCCGTATCGAGCATGGATTCCGCATGCGCCCGGACCTGGTGGCCACGGATAACGCGCGCAACCCACGCGAGTATTTCAAGCGCCTTTATTTCGATTCCTGCGTGCACGACGACGCGGCGCTGCGCTACCTGCTGGAGACGGTAGGTACTGACCGCGTCATGCTCGGCACGGATTACCCGTTCCCCCTGGGCGAACAGGAGCCAGGCAGCGGCATCGAGGCCCTGGGCCTGGACGAGACCAGCCGCGCCCGCCTTTTCCACGGCACGGCACTCGAATGGCTGGGCTGCCCCCTCGCCCGCTTCCAGCCCGTCGCTGCCGTGGCGTGA
- the kynU gene encoding kynureninase, with amino-acid sequence MNGFEATRDWAEAQDAADPLHRFRDEFHIPPHHGRDTLYFCGNSLGLQPKGVRAALEAELHDWSELAVEAHFRGRSPWMHYHEYVRDAMAEVVGAKPLEVVAMNTLGVNLHLMMVSFYRPTKERPAILMEAGAFPTDRYALESQVRFHGFDPATDLIELQPDGPGGTLSMDAIEAAIAQHGHRVALILLPGIQYRTGQVFDLARIVELGHAAGCLVGFDLAHAAGNLPLALHDTGPDFAVWCTYKYLNAGPGAVAGAFVHERHAHADVPRFAGWWGHDKSTRFQMGPQFVPTPGADGWQLSNPPILALAPLRASLDVFTRAGMPRLVEKSRRLTAYLDWLIRSRLDDTLDIVTPNDPAQRGAQLSVRVRAGREAGRALFEYLEKHGVIGDWREPDVIRLSPTPLYNRYADCLGAVEAIEAWRASQA; translated from the coding sequence ATGAACGGTTTTGAAGCCACGCGCGACTGGGCCGAGGCCCAGGACGCCGCCGACCCGCTGCACCGCTTCCGCGACGAGTTCCATATTCCACCGCATCACGGCCGCGACACGTTGTATTTCTGCGGCAACTCGCTCGGCCTGCAGCCGAAAGGCGTACGCGCCGCGCTCGAGGCCGAACTGCACGATTGGTCGGAACTGGCCGTAGAGGCGCATTTCCGCGGCCGATCGCCGTGGATGCACTACCACGAGTACGTGCGCGACGCGATGGCCGAGGTCGTCGGCGCGAAGCCGCTGGAAGTGGTCGCCATGAACACGTTGGGCGTGAACCTGCACCTGATGATGGTGAGCTTCTACCGCCCCACGAAGGAGCGCCCTGCGATCCTGATGGAAGCCGGCGCGTTTCCAACCGATCGATATGCGCTGGAATCGCAGGTGCGCTTCCACGGTTTCGATCCGGCGACCGACCTGATTGAACTGCAGCCCGATGGCCCCGGCGGCACGCTCTCGATGGATGCCATCGAAGCCGCCATCGCCCAGCACGGCCACCGCGTGGCACTTATCCTGCTGCCCGGCATCCAGTACCGCACCGGCCAGGTGTTCGATCTGGCGCGCATTGTTGAACTGGGCCATGCGGCGGGCTGCCTGGTCGGTTTCGATCTGGCCCATGCCGCCGGCAACCTTCCCCTGGCGCTACACGACACAGGCCCCGACTTTGCCGTGTGGTGCACGTACAAGTACCTCAACGCCGGCCCCGGTGCCGTCGCCGGCGCCTTCGTGCACGAGCGCCACGCACACGCCGATGTCCCCCGTTTCGCGGGCTGGTGGGGTCACGACAAGAGCACCCGTTTCCAGATGGGCCCGCAGTTCGTGCCTACGCCGGGCGCGGATGGCTGGCAGCTCTCCAACCCACCCATCCTGGCGCTCGCCCCGCTGCGCGCATCGCTCGATGTGTTCACGCGTGCAGGCATGCCCCGCCTCGTGGAAAAGAGCCGCCGTCTCACCGCGTACCTCGACTGGCTGATCCGCTCGCGGCTCGATGACACGCTGGATATCGTCACCCCGAACGACCCGGCCCAGCGCGGCGCGCAGCTTTCCGTCCGCGTCCGTGCTGGCCGTGAGGCGGGCCGTGCGTTGTTCGAGTACCTGGAGAAGCACGGCGTGATCGGCGACTGGCGCGAGCCCGACGTGATCCGCCTCTCTCCCACGCCGCTGTACAACCGCTACGCCGATTGCCTGGGCGCCGTGGAAGCGATCGAAGCCTGGCGCGCGAGCCAGGCATGA